In the Nicotiana tabacum cultivar K326 chromosome 16, ASM71507v2, whole genome shotgun sequence genome, one interval contains:
- the LOC107766839 gene encoding pentatricopeptide repeat-containing protein At2g41720 gives MATIQNSQIFPQQPNPTFKTHFRTVVTVCQRQQKPKNNKPFEEKKLASVDYNKGTHKVAVKINGFRKSDLPKHQKLRVQSDRFQKDWAISELVEKIMKLNPWDDDIEGLLNCWVGRFARKNFPILIKEISQMGSIEHSIQVFNWMKSQKNYCARSDIYNMMIRLHARHNRVDQARGLFFEMQKWRCQPNVETYNALISAHGRAGQWRWAKNIMEDMLRAAIPPNRSTYNNLINACGSSGNWREALKVCKEMTENGVGPDLVTHNIVLSAYKNGEQYAKALSYFELMKGTKVRPDTTTLNIVIHCLVKLGEYEKAVEIFNSMRGKRAECNPDIVTFTTIMHMYSVSGQIKNCEAAFNTMIAEGLKPNIVSYNTLVGAYASHGMAQEALSIVDEMKTNGIRPDVVSYTSLLNAYGRSEQPERAMETFERMKRNNLKPNLVSYNVLIDAYGSNGLLDKAVQVLREMEHDGLQPNVVTISTLLAASGRCSQKVNIDSILTAAKMRGIELNTVAYNSALGSYLNVGEYEKALALYRSMRKNKVMPDPVTYNVLISGCCRMSNYSDALEFLDEMIDLKIPLTKEVCSSAICAYTKQGQFDKAESMFSMMKMEGFHPDVIAYTTMLNAYSVGENWEKAFAVFQDMELNDVHPDAIACSALMRSFNRGCQPDKVLLVADFMRERNIPFTEAVLFELVSASSMLRDWRMITEIITIMEASLSYVSVGTLNQLLHSIGKSGKIETMIKFFYKVVTSGAEVNLATYSVLLKNLLAAGNWRKYVEVLEWMEDGGIQPASNMYEDILFFAQHSAGTENAAVIKQRLGSLRKKSGHETANELQLR, from the exons ATGGCTACCATTCAAAATTCTCAAATCTTCCCACAACAACCAAATCCCACATTCAAAACCCATTTCAGAACTGTTGTTACAGTCTGCCAAAGGCAGCAAAAACCCAAAAACAACAAACCCTTTGAGGAGAAGAAGTTAGCTTCAGTTGACTATAACAAAGGGACACATAAAGTAGCTGTGAAAATCAATGGATTTCGCAAATCTGATTTGCCTAAACACCAAAAATTACGGGTCCAAAGTGATAGGTTTCAGAAAGATTGGGCTATTTCTGAACTTGTGGAGAAGATTATGAAGCTTAATCCTTGGGATGATGATATTGAAGGTTTATTGAATTGTTGGGTTGGCCGTTTTGCAAGAAAAAACTTCCCTATTCTTATCAAG GAAATAAGTCAAatgggttcaattgaacataGCATCCAAGTTTTCAATTGGATGAAAAGTCAGAAGAATTATTGTGCAAGAAGTGATATCTACAACATGATGATCAGGTTACATGCTAGACATAATCGGGTTGATCAGGCACGTGGCTTGTTTTTTGAGATGCAAAAGTGGAG GTGCCAACCTAATGTTGAGACCTACAATGCCCTTATCAGTGCACATGGTAGAGCTGGTCAATGGCGCTGGGCAAAGAATATCATGGAAGACATGCTCCGTGCTGCT ATTCCACCAAATCGATCAACATACAACAACTTGATCAATGCATGTGGATCTAGTGGAAATTGGAGAGAGGCTCTTAAAGTTTGCAAAGAAATGACTGAAAACGGAGTTGGACCTGACCTGGTGACGCATAATATTGTCTTATCTGCCTATAAAAATGGGGAACAGTATGCAAAAGCCCTTTCCTATTTTGAACTTATGAAGGGAACTAAAGTCCGTCCTGACACTACGACCCTTAATATTGTGATACACTGTCTTGTAAAGCTTGGGGAATATGAGAAAGCTGTTGAGATATTTAACTCAATGAGAGGGAAACGAGCTGAATGTAATCCTGACATAGTCACATTTACAACTATCATGCACATGTATTCTGTTTCTGGCCAGATTAAAAACTGCGAGGCTGCTTTTAACACAATGATTGCAGAAGGTCTGAAACCTAATATCGTTTCATATAATACCTTAGTAGGTGCTTATGCTTCACATGGGATGGCTCAGGAAGCTTTGTCAATTGTTGATGAGATGAAAACTAATGGCATCCGCCCCGATGTTGTGTCTTATACGTCTTTACTCAATGCCTATGGGAGATCAGAACAGCCTGAAAGGGCCATGGAAACATTTGAAaggatgaaaagaaacaatttgaaACCAAATTTGGTTAGTTATAATGTACTAATTGATGCTTATGGATCTAATGGTCTTCTGGACAAGGCTGTCCAAGTGCTGCGTGAAATGGAACATGATGGCTTACAGCCCAATGTTGTTACTATTTCTACCTTATTGGCTGCAAGTGGTCGCTGTAGTCAGAAAGTGAACATTGATTCCATCCTAACGGCTGCGAAAATGCGGGGAATTGAGTTGAATACGGTCGCCTATAACTCCGCTCTTGGGAGTTATCTGAATGTTGGTGAATATGAAAAAGCGTTGGCCCTATACAGGTCAATGAGGAAAAATAAAGTTATGCCTGATCCTGTGACGTATAATGTGTTGATAAGTGGTTGTTGTAGAATGTCAAATTATTCGGATGCACTTGAATTTCTTGATGAGATGATAGATCTGAAGATTCCTTTGACAAAGGAGGTGTGTTCCTCTGCGATATGCGCTTACACTAAGCAG GGTCAATTTGACAAGGCAGAATCTATGTTTTCGATGATGAAAATGGAAGGCTTTCATCCTGATGTCATTGCCTATACAACAATGCTAAATGCATATAGTGTTGGAG AGAACTGGGAGAAAGCTTTTGCAGTATTTCAAGATATGGAATTGAATGATGTTCACCCAGATGCTATTGCTTGTTCAGCTCTCATGAGGTCTTTTAATAGAGGATGCCAACCTGACAAAGTTTTGCTTGTGGCGGATTTTATGCGAGAGAGAAATATCCCTTTCACCGAGGCTGTTTTATTTGAATTGGTCTCCGCCAGCAGCAT GTTACGAGATTGGAGGATGATTACAGAAATTATTACAATAATGGAGGCTTCACTCTCGTATGTGTCTGTTGGAACTCTAAACCAGCTTCTGCATAGTATTGGCAAATCTGGGAAGATTGAAACCATGATAAAA TTTTTCTATAAGGTAGTCACATCAGGCGCAGAAGTTAACTTAGCAACCTATTCAGTTCTGCTGAAAAATCTTTTGGCTGCTGGAAATTGGAGGAAATATGTTGAG GTGTTGGAGTGGATGGAGGATGGAGGGATTCAACCAGCAAGTAATATGTATGAGGATATACTCTTCTTTGCTCAACATAGTGCGGGGACTGAAAATGCTGCTGTAATAAAACAACGACTAG GATCCTTGAGAAAGAAATCGGGACATGAAACAGCGAATGAGCTGCAGTTAAGATAA